CCTCGGCTGCTATTAGGGTTATCATAAAAAGCTTGCCATCTCTCCACGCAGAGTCTGACCCCTGCACAAGGGGAGAAATTCTGAGCATGGTTCGTGGGTTGATTGTACGATTGAAGGGCGGCATTCTTGCAGATATAGAGAATCCAGTTGAGCCCCGTACTACATTAAGCAAGAAACAGCCGATCGTATTCATCAGAGATGATGTTGAAACCCGGTCATGCTTGGAAAACTATTTGAACTTCTTGGCGGCGGACCTACGAACCACTGCTTCTTACCATCGGCATATCATGGCTCTGAAGACCATATACCTTCTTGTCGAATCTGGCCTGGATGAACGTCACATTGGCGCCATGTCAAGCAAACCTGAACACCGCCAAATAAGGTGGAGATTCCATATGGAGATTTTCGGACCCGCGCTTCAAAGATTGTTGGTTGACCTTTTGATGGATCCGTATGACGAAGTACGGGGAATGGCTCTTAACCTCTTGAAGCTATTTCCGAGACAAGTACTTCTTCATGCCACTGGAGCTAACAGGGACAAACCGGAACTGATAATCGCCGTGGCCAAGGCAGAAATGTTGGCAAGCAACACTAGTCGGGCTGATCACGCCGACACCGTTGCCCGGTTATATCAGTTGATTTTCTATACAGCAGATGCAAACGATCCGAAAGAAACTGACTGGTGGAACACTAAGCAGGGGGTTGTTAAATTGATCCTAAGGAAACTTGAGGACAAATTATCCTCTGTGGAGGGACTTTTCAGCTCCTCCCTTCGCGACGCACCCCTTCACGGCTATCTTTGCGCGTTACGGTATGTCGTGCCTGTCCCAACTAAATGAGTGCCTAACTGATGTTCTAGATACATTATTTCGTCCCCGAAATTCTATTTGTTGGTCTCCTACAAAGGAGCTGATAGTCCTGAGAACTGGAAATCAATCCATACAAGGATCTCATCGATTCGCGATAGAATATGGGAGGAAGTGAAGCCTCAGCTATGCATTGACTCCCCTGAAGGCCATGCCGCTGAGCCTATTGAAGATCTCAAAGTCGGCCCCAAGGACATTCTTTCTTACTCGTGGCGTGCATTACGAGAGTCTAGGTAGATTATCCCTTCATATTTATGTCAATGGTCAATACTAACAAATACAGTCTGCTTGTGCATGCAACACTGTCCAATCAGACCTATGGACCagaaggcgaagctggcTTAACAAGAAGCGATTACGAGAAAATAGGGAGAAGCAGTTTCACACAACTTGCAGAACTTCGCCACCGAGGTGCTTTCTCTACAGTGGCTCAAACGTTCTCGACTTGCTGTCAGCGGTGCGGTCAATCAAGTAACCCCGAAATTGCTGCGCTCCCAGCACTTTGGTATCAGGTGGGTCAGCTCGACGTTAACTCCTAAAAAACGAGCTCGTTATAACTTATTCAATACAGGAAGCGAAGAAAATTATTTTCGAGAAAGCTTCAAAGCTCACCCGCCGTTCAGCTGGTCTACCAGCTCTAGTTGGAGGAATATTGCTTTCAAACCCAGGCGGCCCATTGTTCAAACAAGTCCTCCAAGAGCTTCAAAACGTTGCTCACCTACCAGCTCAGCTTGGAGCTGAGAATCAAACTGTGGAGCTGCCTCAAGTTCACGCCATGAATTGTCTCCGAGAGGTAATCAACAACGCCAGACTTGGACCTCACACGGAAGGCTTCCTCATGCCTGTGCTGAACCTCTCAGCAGAGCGCATGGGATCTCCAATGTAAGTAATTCCAACCAATCCTTTGCCTGGGTATATTCTGACCCGTCTAGCTGGGCGCTTCGTAACGCTGGCCTGATGCTCTTCCGTGCCTTGATGAACCGCATGTGCCGTAACGACTTCCAAGGATTTGGCGGCAAATCCGGATCTGAACCTGGATCGAGGATCTCATTCCAGAAATACCCTGGCCTTGTGCAGTTATTATCCAACTTATTGGCGCCACCGCAGACAGACGGCGAGGGAGGACAAGCCGATAGCACTATGATGACCGAGCGAGTATTCCCAGCTTTGGAACTGATTGCCGAAAAGATCCCGAACCCTACAGATACAGATGATCCTATGCTACTTGCACTGATCCGGGAGCATCTGAAAAGTCCTGTTTGGGGTATTCGCGAGCACGCAGCGCGTGTTTATACTTCGTTGTTGGAGCGTTCAAATATATTAGATGAGATACAGGTGCTTCTTAAAGCACGCGATACTGAGACCCAGAATTACCTCCATGGCGAATCTCTGTGCATCAGATATTCGCTTCGTCGTTTTGCATTCGCACCTTCAGCCTTTTGGAATGGTATATCCTTGCTGTCCACATTTATATAGCCATTTGCTAACTCATCCCAGAGCGCATTGGAGACGTCAAGTCAACTATAAAGTCCATCTTTGCGGAATCATATACTGTCTCTAAATCACCATTCGTGCAAATAACTTTGTTAGAGATGATAAGTGACGCCGTTGAAAGGAGCCTGGAGTCGGGTGCCGAAGGTAGGTTATGACTGTCTTGAGTGATAAGGCATAGagattaatttataagcAGGGGAAATGACTGACCTTCTGGACTTTATTTTCGACACTTACGAGATTCCCGAAACCGTGGACTTCGTGTTTGATTCGAGCAACCCGTCATTTACTACCCTAAGCACGACCCGcgccttttctcttcttcgcAGAGAGCTCGCTTGGGTTGCAGTTTTGAGGGCACTTACGAAGGGTGATACCAAGGACCTGGAGAGATTTGTGCAGAAAGTCGCTACATTCGACCCGAACGCCTGCCAATGGATACTCGAAAACCTCCACGAGCTACTTGGTGCCAATAATGGATATACCGAGCCATTGACCAAGCTCTACACTTCGCTTATACGTGAAAATGTTCCCTTGGAAGTCAAGACACCTGCTATTTCGAATCTTGCGTCCTACGTCCAGGTCGCTCTTGGATCGGAGCACACGGCGCTTCAGACATCTGCGTTACCATGGGAAGATCTAGCTGCGCAAGTTAAGCTTGGCTCAGCCGAGAAAGGGTTCAATAGAGATAGAGCAGACGCAGACTTACAATTGGAGGGGTGCCTTGTCGGCTCGAAATCTCTCACACCGGAACAGCAGCTTTCGGGAACAGAGATCCAGGAGTGGGCTACACGGCTGCGGTTCGCATTGGCTGAAGAAACGGTATGTGCACGCGTTGGATTTTGATATTCGGAAATATTCTAACGCAGGGATTAGGAATTCTCCACTCGTTATGCAGCCGCGACATCCATTGCTGCATTCGCTCGGGCATATCGCCCGCTGGGAACACCACCACAAACAGATAAAGTGTTCCTAGACATATACCTGAGTCTGTATGATCTACTgaatgatgacgacgaggagcttcgTGATATCGCTGCTTCGACAGCCTCATGGGTCCTCTCGTACTCTTCAGTCTCCCCTCAAAAGGCAGTCACACTGTCGCCATTGAACGCAAGCGAACTCTTCGCCAAATTTATCACAGATAACTACGCGGATTCGCAGCTTCTTTATACCAGAGCTATCAGGTACATTCTAGGTTTGGAGCCACGGATCGGCGACTCCAGCAACAAAGCGTGCCCCATGTCTGTTTCCAGGATTATTGTCGAGCTTAGGAAGGAGAGCACTGTTCTttttgaggaggagaaacaaAACCTGTTCATTGAGGAAACCCGCGAGATAGATTTGTGGTCGAGTGTAGTGACTCGATTAACGAAGGCGGCGTATGATAAACAACTATTGAAGGAAGTCTTCGACTGGGTTTCTGAAGGACTGACGAGTTTTGCGGATACCCTTGCGGGCCctgctggggaggatggaTTAATAGGCTGGACGGCGAAGCCAGAGTCATATACCCTTGGAGTGCGCGTTGTTAGTCTTGCGGGTCTGTTGACCTCGAAGGAGCTCAGCGCTCTTGGTCTTTTGGGTGACTCTCAGTTtgtcatcaaggagaagctggaaacGTTGCTGGAGCATGGGAAGACTGGTTTGCTTCATGCTGATCTTTTGTCAAGGATCGAGGTTGCTTTGGGTTGTTCATAGATTGAGTATAGACAAAAGTTATACATACACATAGAACCAGGCTGATGTCGGCTTGCATGCATTCCTTGGCTGGGTAAATATCATAAGTAGTCAAGTAGTTCCAAGCAGCGTCAACATCTTCATTCACCGCGGGGATGGTCTGCCACTCTCACCTACTAACACAACCATCTACTCAATCCATTATCCCAGCCATCTAAGAAAACAGCATGGACTTCAAGCCTGTAACGAGCCTCATTCTCGTCTCCAGAAAACCCAATACACACCTCACTGAGCAGACCCAAGTGAGAAGTGAACCAGTATTGCAACTACCCATCATCGATATCTATTGAAGTTATCCACTCCACCATCACACCGAACATCGCCTTCTACTTTACGAGCTGCTGCCCGAAATGAACGACAACACCATAATCGCCGTCgttatcgtcgtcgccctcgccgcAATGGTCATAGGGGGAACCTACGTCTATAATCTCCGAGCGAAGCTGAGACAAGAGATGACGATAGTCCGCGTCGAGTCCCAGAAACGACGGATGCAGCAGTTGCATGCAGCTTCTGCGGCGGTTGTACGTGTAAAACAGGCGAGTCGTGGCCAGAGTCGTGGCCGAAGCCGTGCTCGTTCGAGACGGCGCGATGTGTCCCCCGGTTACGATAGGAGGAGGGTGGTTGATCGCGATCAGGATCGTAATCAGAataagaaagggaaggaagggaagaagggccagctgcaagagcagcagaagcagaggcagaggcaggaTGGCGATGCGCGATCTACGAATTCTTCGGGGAAAAAGGCGCCCCCTGTTTCGAGGTCTGGATCTACGAGGCCTGCCCagaagaactggaagagTAATACTGAACAGCGCCCCCAGGAGCGGGATCAGGGCCAGCAGGAATGGGAGAACCAAAGTAATAACAGCGACGGCTGGAGTCAGTATAACAATACAGACCAGACACAGAATACATCAGGCTACGACCAGGCCGATAACAATGACTCCAATGGAGATAGCTGGGGCAATAATGGgcctgctggtggtgatgactgGAATAATGCTGAGAACAACAACCA
This region of Aspergillus puulaauensis MK2 DNA, chromosome 5, nearly complete sequence genomic DNA includes:
- a CDS encoding THADA/TRM732 family protein (BUSCO:EOG09260OZU;~COG:D;~EggNog:ENOG410PIB4;~InterPro:IPR019442,IPR016024;~PFAM:PF10350), with protein sequence MATIMENKPDRSAEATAGPIDMEQISQNIQILPEATLDKIAKGPLVNFTLTCDDIEKVTRVFNSLLQTYSSAVISHAHTTAACNALSAFLDAAFVSQYEGTRLLARSQQTLVPVFDSFLARFKDVKPRPMKQVLESLATIIAKSSNEPGCDAIKKEFVDAVLPAIILGEPRSRIKASINALEALLRKNAISSIELITLIDTWLMRNPEHWPSVLREECRTSAIDISRFLQRSSENAVSDVQSGETAVQILVLGFLNRSKSHDLAASSGEVMTMFFRKLEQKLDSAPLGEGKERLALAWVTPIKCFLLQNFEMLEKLSNYILLRLFGLGANGFRCFLETLPLNNLLSGDMGSCSLNELTLLFECLQIGKKTGLVHDDYYFTKFQTQEEPPLVLKSEFIGQFLFHHDFSIKMAALSLLITAPSTTKPLSSAAIRVIIKSLPSLHAESDPCTRGEILSMVRGLIVRLKGGILADIENPVEPRTTLSKKQPIVFIRDDVETRSCLENYLNFLAADLRTTASYHRHIMALKTIYLLVESGLDERHIGAMSSKPEHRQIRWRFHMEIFGPALQRLLVDLLMDPYDEVRGMALNLLKLFPRQVLLHATGANRDKPELIIAVAKAEMLASNTSRADHADTVARLYQLIFYTADANDPKETDWWNTKQGVVKLILRKLEDKLSSVEGLFSSSLRDAPLHGYLCALRYIISSPKFYLLVSYKGADSPENWKSIHTRISSIRDRIWEEVKPQLCIDSPEGHAAEPIEDLKVGPKDILSYSWRALRESSLLVHATLSNQTYGPEGEAGLTRSDYEKIGRSSFTQLAELRHRGAFSTVAQTFSTCCQRCGQSSNPEIAALPALWYQEAKKIIFEKASKLTRRSAGLPALVGGILLSNPGGPLFKQVLQELQNVAHLPAQLGAENQTVELPQVHAMNCLREVINNARLGPHTEGFLMPVLNLSAERMGSPIWALRNAGLMLFRALMNRMCRNDFQGFGGKSGSEPGSRISFQKYPGLVQLLSNLLAPPQTDGEGGQADSTMMTERVFPALELIAEKIPNPTDTDDPMLLALIREHLKSPVWGIREHAARVYTSLLERSNILDEIQVLLKARDTETQNYLHGESLCIRYSLRRFAFAPSAFWNERIGDVKSTIKSIFAESYTVSKSPFVQITLLEMISDAVERSLESGAEGEMTDLLDFIFDTYEIPETVDFVFDSSNPSFTTLSTTRAFSLLRRELAWVAVLRALTKGDTKDLERFVQKVATFDPNACQWILENLHELLGANNGYTEPLTKLYTSLIRENVPLEVKTPAISNLASYVQVALGSEHTALQTSALPWEDLAAQVKLGSAEKGFNRDRADADLQLEGCLVGSKSLTPEQQLSGTEIQEWATRLRFALAEETEFSTRYAAATSIAAFARAYRPLGTPPQTDKVFLDIYLSLYDLLNDDDEELRDIAASTASWVLSYSSVSPQKAVTLSPLNASELFAKFITDNYADSQLLYTRAIRYILGLEPRIGDSSNKACPMSVSRIIVELRKESTVLFEEEKQNLFIEETREIDLWSSVVTRLTKAAYDKQLLKEVFDWVSEGLTSFADTLAGPAGEDGLIGWTAKPESYTLGVRVVSLAGLLTSKELSALGLLGDSQFVIKEKLETLLEHGKTGLLHADLLSRIEVALGCS
- a CDS encoding uncharacterized protein (TransMembrane:1 (o6-26i)), yielding MNDNTIIAVVIVVALAAMVIGGTYVYNLRAKLRQEMTIVRVESQKRRMQQLHAASAAVVRVKQASRGQSRGRSRARSRRRDVSPGYDRRRVVDRDQDRNQNKKGKEGKKGQLQEQQKQRQRQDGDARSTNSSGKKAPPVSRSGSTRPAQKNWKSNTEQRPQERDQGQQEWENQSNNSDGWSQYNNTDQTQNTSGYDQADNNDSNGDSWGNNGPAGGDDWNNAENNNQTKDNKNNGGQQKGGWSADASDAMATQKKAPQPAPQPAPSQPADAEIDW